In Roseibium salinum, a single genomic region encodes these proteins:
- a CDS encoding ABC transporter ATP-binding protein, whose product MMEAALKIVEETQAMSNTEVGRIDVENAAVTFEGPGGKKIEALAPTDLVIEPGSFISLIGPSGCGKSTLLNAVGGFVALSSGIIKLDGEPVTGINPDVGVVFQQYALFPWFTALGNVLFALKRFPMTKEERRERAMTALKEVGLEGRENNYPGQLSGGMRQRVALARTFVTSPKVLLMDEPFGALDAQTRVVMHEILLRVWEAHKATVIFVTHDVDEALILSDKAHIMSAGPGRIIETMDITDERPRRAHQVTESFLKNRNHIISLLRQPGADDH is encoded by the coding sequence ATGATGGAAGCTGCACTGAAAATAGTCGAGGAAACTCAGGCAATGTCCAACACCGAGGTCGGCAGAATTGACGTGGAAAACGCCGCGGTCACATTCGAGGGCCCCGGAGGCAAGAAGATCGAGGCTCTCGCACCGACCGATCTGGTGATCGAGCCAGGATCGTTCATCTCGCTGATCGGACCGTCGGGATGCGGCAAGTCCACCTTGTTGAACGCGGTCGGCGGTTTTGTCGCTCTGTCCAGCGGTATCATCAAGCTGGATGGCGAGCCGGTGACAGGCATCAATCCGGATGTCGGAGTGGTGTTCCAGCAATACGCCCTGTTCCCGTGGTTCACTGCGCTCGGCAACGTCCTGTTTGCGCTCAAGCGGTTCCCGATGACGAAAGAGGAGCGCAGGGAGCGTGCGATGACAGCTCTCAAGGAAGTCGGGCTCGAAGGACGCGAAAACAATTATCCCGGCCAGTTGTCGGGTGGAATGCGGCAGCGGGTGGCACTTGCCCGGACCTTCGTGACCTCGCCGAAGGTTCTGTTGATGGATGAACCATTCGGTGCGCTGGATGCCCAGACCCGTGTGGTCATGCACGAGATCCTTCTGCGCGTGTGGGAGGCACACAAGGCCACCGTAATCTTCGTCACCCATGACGTCGATGAAGCACTGATCCTGTCCGACAAGGCCCATATCATGAGCGCCGGACCGGGTCGCATCATCGAGACCATGGACATCACCGACGAGCGGCCGCGCCGGGCGCATCAGGTGACCGAGAGCTTCCTGAAGAACCGCAATCACATCATCAGTCTGCTGCGCCAACCCGGTGCCGACGATCACTGA
- a CDS encoding ABC transporter permease, producing METHLKKYGQLVMSLMGVVAIWWIVSGFGLVNQNLFPTPPQVLAAAVELYKDGVLISDLQISLKRAGIGFAIGSTLGVLIGLLTARVFAFSVALEPFLTLLRPIPAIALVPIAIVWFGIGEGSKYFVISYTVFLAVWLNTHAGASAVAGTYIRAARSLGANRFREFFEVVVPAAAPHIVVGLRLGAALAFLSLVAAELSGASSGIGFRLQDARQFIQTDRMFVGLIELGILGALLDSVFVIISRRLVHWESA from the coding sequence ATGGAAACGCATCTGAAAAAATACGGCCAGCTTGTCATGTCGCTTATGGGCGTGGTGGCGATCTGGTGGATCGTGTCGGGCTTCGGGCTCGTCAACCAGAACCTCTTTCCGACCCCTCCCCAGGTTCTGGCTGCCGCGGTGGAGCTCTACAAGGACGGAGTCTTGATCAGTGACTTGCAGATATCGCTGAAACGCGCCGGCATCGGCTTTGCGATCGGCTCGACACTGGGGGTGCTGATCGGGCTGCTTACCGCACGGGTCTTTGCCTTTTCGGTGGCTCTGGAACCCTTCCTGACGTTGTTGCGACCGATCCCTGCCATTGCGCTGGTGCCGATTGCCATCGTCTGGTTCGGCATCGGCGAAGGATCGAAATACTTCGTGATCTCCTACACAGTATTCCTGGCCGTCTGGCTGAATACCCATGCCGGAGCTTCTGCCGTCGCGGGCACCTATATCCGCGCCGCGCGGTCGCTTGGCGCCAATCGCTTCCGCGAGTTTTTCGAAGTCGTCGTTCCTGCCGCAGCGCCACATATCGTCGTTGGGCTTCGGCTGGGTGCGGCGCTGGCGTTCCTCAGCCTGGTCGCCGCCGAGCTTAGCGGCGCCTCGTCGGGCATCGGCTTCCGCCTTCAGGATGCCCGCCAGTTCATTCAGACCGACCGCATGTTCGTGGGGCTCATCGAGCTCGGCATCCTTGGCGCGCTGCTCGACTCGGTCTTTGTCATCATCAGCCGCCGGCTGGTCCATTGGGAGAGCGCATGA
- a CDS encoding amidohydrolase family protein yields the protein MEGSFDPETVYVSAKWMFLEALRGGFTGIVNFAIQNEAKTEALHRAATDVGIRLVSSTGAALPVDGRELPGACDIAKAIDSSLTRVEAHIAACKDQPLITPSLCIPAVQGAPGELIRALSDYSAEKGVLFQIHTNEHHVEVHWSVCTYGKRPLEYFAENGAVGPHTLHHHCTLVTDNEIEILRETGSAVSYNPLASAWKGDRAAPALAFAARGVRFGIGTDSTRSDALRLLETAETAQRFSQGMQNADFSCGAAWTWIDAATRGSADVAGLGGVTGEIRVGRRADFLVLDRRQPEVNPSWDFEWELVRLYNRDQIEAVIIDGRTVMEHSRPVGWDAEEFLKTNRDRAHDVVSAAPIVRCHGRSGDFRNR from the coding sequence ATGGAAGGCAGCTTTGATCCGGAAACGGTCTATGTTTCTGCCAAGTGGATGTTTCTCGAAGCGCTGCGCGGCGGTTTTACCGGCATCGTCAATTTTGCGATTCAAAATGAGGCCAAGACAGAGGCTCTTCACCGGGCGGCAACGGATGTCGGCATTCGCCTTGTGTCCAGCACCGGTGCGGCACTGCCTGTCGACGGCCGGGAATTGCCGGGAGCTTGCGACATTGCGAAGGCAATAGACTCGTCGCTGACTCGGGTCGAGGCGCATATCGCGGCTTGCAAGGACCAGCCGCTCATCACGCCTTCGCTCTGCATCCCCGCGGTGCAAGGTGCACCCGGCGAGTTGATCCGCGCATTGTCGGATTACAGCGCCGAAAAAGGCGTCCTGTTCCAGATCCATACCAACGAGCATCATGTGGAGGTGCATTGGAGCGTGTGCACATATGGCAAGCGTCCGCTGGAGTATTTCGCCGAAAATGGCGCGGTCGGGCCGCACACGTTGCACCACCATTGCACGCTGGTGACGGATAACGAGATCGAAATTCTTCGCGAGACCGGTTCCGCGGTCAGCTACAACCCGCTGGCCAGCGCCTGGAAAGGCGATCGCGCCGCGCCCGCCCTGGCATTTGCCGCCCGCGGTGTCCGCTTTGGCATCGGCACCGACAGCACGCGGTCCGACGCGCTACGCCTGCTTGAAACCGCCGAAACCGCACAGCGGTTTTCCCAAGGCATGCAGAACGCGGATTTCTCGTGTGGTGCGGCCTGGACCTGGATCGACGCCGCGACGCGCGGCAGTGCCGATGTTGCAGGGCTTGGCGGGGTGACGGGGGAGATCAGGGTCGGCCGACGCGCCGATTTCCTTGTGCTCGATCGTCGACAGCCCGAGGTCAATCCTTCCTGGGACTTCGAATGGGAACTGGTCCGGCTTTACAATCGCGACCAGATCGAAGCGGTGATCATCGACGGCAGGACCGTCATGGAGCATTCCCGGCCCGTCGGTTGGGATGCGGAAGAATTCCTCAAGACCAACAGGGACCGCGCGCATGACGTCGTCAGCGCTGCGCCGATTGTTCGGTGCCATGGCCGGTCGGGCGATTTTCGGAACAGATGA
- a CDS encoding LysR family transcriptional regulator codes for MINIRQLQCLRAIMMSGNMTQAAEILGIAQPSASSLIANLEHTLGFRLFDRVKGRLVATPEAKFLMPDVNRTLESVELTEHRARQIRDNRRGDLTIVSYPDIAIDFLPEVLSGFLADRPSVRVQLQARRSEMMTGLLQTHDFDLAISTRLAEDQTLDVQEFSIPCLIAFPRGQAPRDKPVLKPADLLAETLICVSSTHPTTIQLSERFDQRGIAFPGATVEAQTFESVCGFVRRGFGVGIIDAITARRYANALDLAQFAPAFWQTLYVLRPLDRPASKITLEFSERLADRLKTLECPFDQAISSR; via the coding sequence TTGATCAATATTCGTCAGTTGCAGTGCCTTCGTGCGATCATGATGAGCGGAAACATGACGCAGGCGGCCGAAATATTGGGTATCGCCCAGCCCTCGGCCAGCAGTCTGATCGCCAACCTCGAACATACGCTGGGGTTTCGGCTCTTCGACCGCGTGAAGGGCCGACTGGTGGCCACACCCGAAGCGAAGTTCCTGATGCCGGATGTCAATCGCACATTGGAAAGCGTGGAATTAACCGAACATCGGGCCCGCCAGATCCGCGACAACCGCCGTGGAGATCTCACGATCGTGTCCTATCCCGACATAGCTATCGATTTCCTGCCCGAGGTCCTCAGCGGCTTTCTGGCAGACAGGCCGTCGGTACGGGTTCAGCTTCAGGCGCGCCGCTCGGAAATGATGACCGGCTTGCTGCAGACCCATGATTTCGATCTGGCGATTTCAACCCGTCTGGCTGAGGATCAGACCCTCGATGTCCAGGAGTTCTCGATCCCGTGCCTGATCGCCTTTCCGCGCGGACAAGCACCACGGGACAAACCCGTGCTGAAACCCGCCGATTTGTTGGCAGAGACCCTGATATGTGTGAGTTCGACACACCCAACCACGATTCAACTGTCGGAGCGCTTCGATCAGCGGGGAATCGCCTTCCCCGGAGCCACTGTTGAAGCGCAAACCTTCGAGTCGGTATGCGGCTTTGTCCGACGGGGTTTCGGAGTGGGAATCATCGACGCCATTACCGCTCGACGCTATGCGAACGCGCTGGATCTTGCCCAATTCGCGCCGGCATTCTGGCAAACTTTGTATGTATTGCGCCCCCTTGATCGACCAGCATCAAAGATCACGCTAGAATTTTCCGAACGTCTCGCCGACAGATTAAAGACACTTGAATGTCCATTCGACCAAGCTATCAGCTCAAGATAG
- a CDS encoding TRAP transporter permease: MLTIEKGLSYVVTVVAIGLSLWHLAIVAGFLTYSTLDIRILHLTVLLALVFLVRLPRDNSVENGASPKRAAFGLSLRVVCALIAVGAGLYTYFRWRPIAFSGGVTTDLDARVGLVMIALVLIAVSRRIGLFLSLIAVVFLLYPFVSSYLPEVISTRGYGWERVSIFLATGGEGIFGIPLGVSASYIIIFTIFGAFLNNFGAGDFFFQLAHSLTRGARAASAKTAVIFSTLLGMISGSAAGNVAVTGTMTIPMMKREGYTPNQAAAIEAVVSTGGQIMPPIMGAAAFIMAEIIGRPYSEVMTAALIPALLFFSSIFFIVHLQAVKVNLPRTEAASDAPPLRRSLLAGTRFMVPFFTLIGMMLAGYSPFRASFIALILLLVGCTLYEWRDLRGVLHKTLKSLEDGALAVLSIAVACAAAGIVAGVLSMTGLGSKISSLIIVLAAGEPLLALAMTAVLAIILGMGLPTTAAYLILATVVAPPLVQMGVPLLTAHMFVFFFGCISTITPPVALASYVAAGIAGSDINRTSWTAFTYGITSYILPFMFFFSPALLMQGSGMNVTVAVMTGLLAVFCISSAVVGYFRRSLNQIGRGAMALSGLLLIYQEQTSSVIALLMLTGVALVIQFGGPRVALLVAK; this comes from the coding sequence GTGCTGACCATTGAAAAAGGCCTGAGCTACGTCGTGACCGTGGTCGCCATTGGGCTCAGCTTGTGGCACCTGGCGATTGTAGCGGGGTTCTTGACCTATTCCACGCTCGACATCCGCATTCTTCACCTGACGGTCCTGTTGGCGCTGGTGTTTCTGGTAAGACTGCCGCGCGACAATTCGGTCGAAAACGGCGCAAGCCCCAAACGCGCTGCCTTTGGCCTGTCGTTGCGGGTCGTTTGTGCGCTGATCGCCGTCGGCGCCGGTCTTTACACCTATTTTCGCTGGCGGCCGATTGCGTTCAGCGGCGGCGTGACGACGGATCTGGATGCGCGCGTGGGCCTGGTCATGATTGCGCTGGTGCTGATCGCGGTATCGCGCCGAATAGGCCTGTTCCTGAGCCTGATCGCGGTGGTCTTTCTGCTCTATCCGTTCGTGTCGTCCTATCTGCCCGAGGTCATTTCGACCCGTGGCTATGGATGGGAACGCGTATCTATCTTCCTGGCCACCGGCGGCGAGGGTATCTTTGGTATCCCCTTGGGCGTGTCGGCATCCTACATCATCATTTTCACGATCTTCGGCGCCTTTCTGAACAACTTTGGCGCGGGCGATTTCTTCTTTCAGTTGGCCCATTCCCTGACCCGCGGCGCACGGGCGGCCTCTGCCAAGACGGCCGTCATATTCTCCACCCTTCTGGGCATGATCTCAGGCTCGGCTGCGGGCAATGTGGCCGTGACCGGCACCATGACCATCCCGATGATGAAACGCGAAGGCTACACGCCCAACCAGGCTGCGGCGATCGAGGCCGTGGTCTCAACCGGTGGCCAGATCATGCCGCCAATCATGGGGGCTGCCGCGTTTATCATGGCCGAGATCATCGGCCGCCCCTATTCCGAGGTGATGACGGCTGCGCTTATCCCGGCGCTGTTATTCTTCAGCTCCATTTTCTTCATCGTTCATTTGCAGGCGGTCAAGGTAAACCTGCCCCGGACCGAGGCCGCCTCCGATGCACCGCCCCTGCGACGCTCCTTGCTGGCTGGCACCCGGTTCATGGTTCCGTTTTTCACCTTGATCGGGATGATGCTGGCTGGCTACTCGCCGTTTCGCGCCTCTTTCATTGCCTTGATCCTGCTGCTGGTGGGCTGCACCTTGTATGAATGGCGCGATCTGCGGGGCGTACTGCACAAAACCCTGAAATCCCTCGAAGACGGGGCGCTGGCCGTGCTGTCGATCGCGGTGGCCTGCGCGGCGGCGGGCATCGTGGCGGGGGTCTTGTCGATGACCGGGCTAGGGTCGAAAATCTCCAGCCTGATCATCGTTCTGGCCGCGGGCGAGCCGCTGCTCGCGCTGGCCATGACCGCCGTTCTGGCGATCATCCTGGGAATGGGACTGCCCACAACGGCGGCCTATCTGATCCTGGCCACTGTGGTCGCCCCGCCGCTGGTGCAGATGGGGGTGCCGCTGCTGACCGCGCACATGTTCGTGTTTTTCTTCGGCTGCATCTCGACCATTACGCCACCTGTGGCGCTTGCCTCTTATGTGGCTGCGGGGATCGCGGGCAGCGACATCAACCGCACGAGCTGGACCGCCTTTACCTATGGCATTACCAGCTACATCCTGCCCTTCATGTTCTTCTTCAGCCCGGCCTTGCTGATGCAGGGTTCAGGCATGAACGTTACAGTGGCGGTGATGACCGGGTTGCTGGCGGTGTTTTGCATCAGTTCGGCGGTCGTGGGGTATTTCCGGCGCAGCCTTAACCAGATAGGACGTGGGGCGATGGCCTTGTCCGGCCTGCTGTTGATATATCAAGAGCAGACCAGTTCCGTCATCGCCCTGCTTATGCTAACGGGTGTTGCTTTGGTGATCCAGTTCGGAGGACCCCGCGTGGCGCTCCTCGTGGCGAAGTGA
- a CDS encoding TAXI family TRAP transporter solute-binding subunit: MKTLTKLVVTAVLALGATLPAQGVSAQSELRIGTASLGGAYYPMGQALANSINNFAEGYTMLPIVTGGGAENPRLIASGEVDVAIAPASLAFFAHEGRTPYPEALPISGLGILHSSVLHMVTLPGSGIKSVTDLRGRTVAVGPAGGGTLNILNDLLSMYDMTMEDITPSFLSYADGFSQLADGSVDASFALAGFPTSAVVQAAATNDLEFIELSDENMAELKARFPYYGGVVVPADVYGTDAPVSVISSANLLIAPADMDEDLAFTLTQAVYDHMDALIAENALAASIEPEASLDLPIPLHPGAARYFANRK, encoded by the coding sequence ATGAAAACGCTAACGAAACTCGTCGTCACAGCGGTTCTGGCGCTAGGCGCGACGCTTCCGGCGCAAGGCGTCTCAGCGCAAAGCGAACTGCGGATCGGCACCGCCAGCCTGGGCGGGGCCTATTACCCGATGGGGCAGGCGCTGGCCAATTCCATCAACAATTTCGCCGAAGGCTACACCATGTTGCCCATCGTCACGGGCGGCGGGGCGGAAAACCCCCGGCTGATCGCCTCGGGCGAGGTGGACGTGGCAATTGCCCCCGCAAGCCTTGCGTTCTTCGCCCATGAGGGCCGCACTCCCTACCCCGAGGCGCTTCCGATCTCGGGACTTGGCATTTTGCATTCCAGCGTCTTGCACATGGTCACCCTGCCCGGTTCGGGGATCAAAAGCGTCACCGACCTGCGTGGCCGTACGGTTGCCGTTGGCCCCGCTGGCGGCGGCACGCTGAACATTCTGAACGACCTGCTGTCGATGTATGACATGACGATGGAGGATATCACCCCCAGCTTCCTGTCGTATGCTGACGGCTTCAGTCAGTTGGCCGATGGCAGCGTGGATGCGTCCTTTGCGCTTGCGGGCTTCCCGACTTCTGCCGTGGTGCAGGCCGCTGCGACCAATGATCTGGAATTCATCGAACTCAGCGATGAAAACATGGCCGAGCTGAAGGCGCGCTTCCCCTATTATGGCGGGGTTGTCGTTCCAGCCGATGTTTACGGCACCGACGCGCCGGTTTCGGTCATCAGCTCGGCCAACCTGCTGATTGCTCCGGCTGACATGGACGAAGACCTGGCGTTTACCCTGACCCAGGCGGTTTACGACCACATGGATGCGCTGATCGCGGAAAATGCCTTGGCCGCGTCGATCGAGCCCGAAGCGTCGCTCGACCTGCCGATCCCGCTGCACCCAGGTGCGGCCCGGTATTTCGCCAATCGCAAATGA
- a CDS encoding molybdopterin cofactor-binding domain-containing protein — MTGIGKRFVFDPVARRIGLRVGKVELGQHIFEAYEALAANALGIDPGHLRVLPVSTKDSPDDGLTAGSLSVQVTGAALALEAATVLSNLRNAAAQALGVSAEKVSLDPSTLCFAHGQNACDLFDLLAGLECAQIGTVPDLRAGTDLVGDAVIGARAYLQDMALPGMMHARALRGRAVDDVRPLLPDTCHLIVNQAYAAVLAPDEATLAALWARLVEPAAPGDTRCDGPVSGWIRWGRVLSTRTGSIPDAPSTFSVSASRGFILHGSIAPSCAVAVWDGAEMTVYSHSQGLFALRTQIARVLELGADQVLVHHVPSAGCYGHTGADDAAMDAALIARQAIGQPVRVAWPRIDDIRLAPLGAPMLAEAKVTTNESHTITGWQQEIWSAPHGQRPGGAGHVNLLAAMERDPDLRPVDIPDLPEQVGAGAARNAVPIYAIPKVQVTTHIVQDLPVRTSSLRGLGTHVNTIAIEAAMDRLAARAGETPFACRDRHLDDPRARAVLDKLATTCAPAMAALSTMPEDSIGIGLGRYKNKAAYAAVAARIRLEDAPRLLELWAVVDAGHVVHRDGALNQIEGGMIQSASWTLLERALLRNGQIEVEGWDDYPTLGWDGVPKLHVSLADPGSDVPSLGVGECMVGPTAAAIVNAISQALGQPITDLPLDRDRLIAVLMNDEKIDKKLQNSFS, encoded by the coding sequence ATGACCGGGATTGGCAAACGGTTCGTGTTCGATCCCGTCGCACGCCGGATTGGCTTGCGCGTTGGCAAGGTGGAATTGGGCCAGCACATCTTCGAAGCCTATGAGGCATTGGCCGCCAACGCTCTTGGCATTGATCCGGGCCATTTGCGGGTTCTGCCCGTCAGCACCAAGGACAGTCCAGATGACGGGCTGACGGCGGGCAGCCTTTCGGTGCAGGTGACAGGCGCGGCGCTGGCGCTCGAAGCCGCGACGGTCCTGTCCAACCTGCGCAACGCCGCCGCACAGGCGCTCGGGGTATCCGCCGAAAAGGTCTCGCTCGACCCCTCGACGCTGTGTTTTGCCCATGGCCAAAACGCCTGCGACCTGTTCGACCTGTTAGCAGGGCTGGAGTGCGCGCAGATCGGCACGGTGCCCGACCTGCGCGCGGGGACGGATTTGGTCGGCGATGCGGTGATCGGCGCGCGTGCTTATCTTCAAGACATGGCGTTGCCCGGCATGATGCATGCCCGCGCCTTGCGGGGCAGGGCGGTTGATGACGTGCGCCCCCTTTTGCCCGACACCTGCCATTTGATCGTCAATCAGGCCTATGCCGCTGTCCTGGCCCCGGATGAGGCCACGCTGGCCGCGCTCTGGGCGCGCCTGGTTGAGCCCGCCGCGCCGGGCGACACGCGCTGCGATGGTCCGGTGTCTGGCTGGATCAGATGGGGACGGGTGTTGAGCACCCGGACGGGCAGCATACCAGATGCGCCGTCCACGTTCAGCGTTTCTGCCAGTCGGGGGTTCATCCTGCACGGCTCGATCGCGCCCTCTTGTGCGGTCGCGGTCTGGGACGGAGCGGAAATGACCGTCTACAGCCATTCGCAGGGCCTGTTCGCGCTGCGCACGCAGATTGCCCGCGTCCTGGAACTGGGCGCGGATCAGGTGCTGGTCCATCACGTGCCCTCTGCCGGTTGCTACGGTCATACCGGCGCAGATGATGCGGCAATGGATGCCGCCTTGATCGCGCGGCAGGCCATAGGGCAGCCCGTGCGTGTGGCCTGGCCGAGGATAGACGACATCCGCCTGGCGCCCCTTGGCGCACCCATGCTGGCCGAAGCCAAGGTGACCACGAATGAAAGCCACACCATCACCGGTTGGCAACAGGAGATCTGGAGCGCTCCGCACGGCCAGCGTCCCGGCGGGGCTGGTCATGTCAACCTTCTGGCCGCGATGGAGCGCGATCCCGACCTGCGGCCGGTCGACATACCCGATCTGCCAGAACAGGTCGGGGCAGGGGCTGCGCGCAACGCCGTGCCAATTTATGCCATACCCAAGGTGCAAGTGACCACGCATATCGTGCAGGATCTGCCTGTACGCACTTCGTCGCTGCGCGGCCTGGGCACCCATGTCAACACGATCGCGATAGAGGCTGCGATGGACCGACTGGCCGCGCGGGCCGGAGAGACGCCATTCGCGTGTCGCGACCGTCATCTGGACGACCCGCGTGCGCGCGCCGTGCTGGATAAGCTTGCCACCACCTGCGCCCCTGCCATGGCCGCGCTGTCCACCATGCCCGAGGATAGCATTGGCATTGGCCTTGGGCGCTACAAGAACAAGGCTGCCTATGCGGCGGTTGCCGCCCGTATCCGGCTGGAGGACGCGCCGCGCCTGTTGGAGTTGTGGGCCGTTGTCGATGCTGGCCATGTCGTGCATCGCGATGGGGCGTTGAACCAGATCGAGGGCGGGATGATCCAGTCCGCCAGTTGGACCTTGCTGGAGCGTGCGCTTTTGCGCAACGGCCAGATCGAGGTCGAAGGCTGGGACGATTATCCCACACTTGGATGGGACGGCGTGCCGAAGCTGCACGTTTCACTCGCAGATCCCGGCTCCGATGTGCCTTCGCTTGGGGTGGGCGAGTGCATGGTCGGCCCGACCGCTGCTGCCATCGTCAACGCCATCAGCCAGGCGTTGGGCCAGCCGATCACCGACCTGCCCCTTGACCGCGACAGGCTGATTGCCGTTCTGATGAACGACGAAAAAATCGATAAAAAGTTGCAAAATAGTTTTTCTTGA
- a CDS encoding (2Fe-2S)-binding protein yields MSVPPLSLTVNGARVTVTPRAGLTLLAHLRNDLGLTGTKTGCATGACGACTVVMNGAAVQACQVPAAALQNADVQTIEELVKTPAGRAVAEALIAAGAAQCGYCLPGIVAAASAALARDGAATDLPAALSRNLCRCGTHARILGALERVKNASGAEA; encoded by the coding sequence ATGAGCGTGCCGCCGCTGTCGCTGACCGTCAATGGAGCCCGCGTGACCGTGACGCCGCGCGCCGGGCTGACCCTGCTTGCCCATTTGCGCAATGATCTGGGTTTGACAGGTACCAAGACTGGATGCGCCACCGGGGCTTGCGGGGCATGCACGGTGGTCATGAACGGGGCTGCTGTGCAAGCGTGCCAGGTGCCCGCCGCGGCGCTGCAAAACGCCGATGTGCAGACGATCGAGGAGCTGGTGAAAACCCCCGCCGGGCGCGCGGTGGCTGAAGCCTTGATCGCGGCAGGCGCGGCGCAATGCGGCTATTGCCTGCCTGGTATCGTTGCCGCCGCCAGCGCCGCCCTAGCGCGGGACGGGGCAGCTACGGACCTGCCCGCGGCGCTGTCGCGCAACCTGTGCCGTTGCGGCACGCATGCGCGTATTCTAGGGGCGCTTGAACGGGTGAAGAATGCATCAGGGGCAGAGGCATGA
- a CDS encoding ABC transporter substrate-binding protein has product MKLRVSIFTNAGTVPLEIAQDRGFFSDEGLAVTVVGTTSSVEQMTGVINGRYDIAATAIDNLIAYNAGQGAAPTERVSELVVFMGSAAYRLQLVVGPGVQSFEDLRGQRIAVDALSTGFAFLLREMLALNGLPLGSYELLPTGGPRERWHAVQAGTAAGALLNAYFESLAHGEGCRTLISDPDPWDGYQGNVFCAQPAVLATGAVDGFMRAVLRGVDFVLDPANAEHIAQALVDHLGDMTPARAVRVAEALSGQNSILAPGLPVSRSGTRRVMDLRQTYTGKALPFDVESLFDPRAMVLA; this is encoded by the coding sequence ATGAAACTACGTGTCAGCATTTTCACCAATGCCGGGACCGTACCCTTGGAAATTGCGCAAGATCGGGGATTTTTCTCTGACGAGGGCCTGGCTGTCACCGTGGTTGGCACCACCAGTTCAGTCGAACAGATGACGGGCGTAATCAATGGCCGTTATGACATTGCCGCCACCGCCATCGACAATCTGATCGCCTACAATGCGGGGCAGGGGGCGGCGCCGACAGAGCGGGTGTCAGAGTTGGTCGTGTTCATGGGCAGCGCGGCCTATCGCCTGCAGTTGGTCGTCGGCCCGGGAGTGCAAAGTTTTGAGGATCTGCGAGGCCAGCGCATCGCGGTCGATGCCTTGTCCACGGGATTCGCCTTTTTGCTGCGCGAAATGTTGGCGCTGAACGGCCTGCCCCTCGGCAGTTATGAGCTGCTGCCCACTGGGGGGCCTCGCGAACGCTGGCATGCAGTGCAAGCCGGAACCGCGGCCGGGGCGCTGTTGAACGCGTATTTCGAGAGCCTGGCCCATGGCGAAGGCTGCCGCACCCTGATCAGCGATCCTGACCCATGGGACGGCTACCAGGGCAACGTGTTTTGCGCACAGCCAGCGGTTCTGGCCACAGGCGCGGTCGATGGTTTCATGCGGGCTGTGCTGCGCGGTGTGGATTTCGTGCTTGACCCGGCCAATGCCGAACATATCGCACAGGCGCTCGTGGATCATTTGGGCGACATGACACCCGCCCGTGCCGTGCGCGTGGCCGAAGCGCTTTCGGGGCAGAACAGCATCCTTGCTCCTGGCCTGCCAGTGTCGCGTTCGGGCACGCGTCGGGTGATGGATTTGCGCCAGACCTATACGGGCAAGGCGCTGCCTTTCGACGTAGAGAGCCTGTTCGACCCGCGCGCCATGGTGCTGGCATGA
- a CDS encoding cupin domain-containing protein, producing MSRYVRRVVTGHDETGKAIVVSDGPATNILERPSRPGVALINLWQNFETPAAWDGPDETVEDALILHPPHNGAVFRVIHFEPENPEVLATLDGKAAFSAMGAGNNIIEGARHPFMHRTDSVDFAVVLKGRIMMLLDDTELELREGDTLVQRGNNHAWSNRFDETCIMAFVLIDGKGSVERWNKQS from the coding sequence ATGTCCCGATATGTCCGTCGTGTCGTGACCGGTCATGACGAAACCGGCAAGGCGATTGTCGTATCCGATGGCCCGGCCACGAATATCCTGGAGCGGCCCAGCCGGCCCGGTGTGGCGCTGATTAACCTGTGGCAGAATTTTGAAACTCCCGCCGCGTGGGATGGTCCCGACGAAACCGTGGAGGATGCGTTGATCCTGCACCCCCCGCACAATGGTGCCGTGTTCCGGGTGATCCACTTTGAACCCGAAAACCCCGAAGTGCTGGCCACGCTGGACGGCAAAGCCGCTTTCAGCGCCATGGGGGCTGGGAACAACATCATCGAAGGCGCGCGCCACCCCTTCATGCACCGCACCGACAGCGTGGATTTCGCAGTGGTGCTGAAAGGGCGGATCATGATGCTTCTGGACGACACCGAACTGGAGCTGCGTGAGGGTGACACGCTGGTGCAGCGCGGCAATAACCATGCATGGTCCAACCGTTTTGACGAAACCTGTATCATGGCCTTCGTGCTGATCGACGGCAAAGGGAGCGTCGAGCGCTGGAACAAGCAGAGCTGA